In Halobacillus amylolyticus, the following proteins share a genomic window:
- a CDS encoding nuclease-related domain-containing protein: MSADKSGVSADKSGVSADKSGVSADKSGVSADKSGVSADKSGVSADKSGVSADKSGVSADKRGESADKSRSHIYFFKERIIITNKKEKRMIIKPRIYPLRLRKLEALLRRLPLHHPKKTLVQDAIARTRAGYQGERSLDFHLNFIPPKDYLIINDLRIFDGQHFFQLDTVLLSKKFILILEVKNISGSLYLNSDIHQLIHNSNGKEESFPDPILQIERQQQQLTKWIEDRFSTTIPVEALVLFTNKHAILHLKNDKDSASVMKSEGLTNRLNKIELRHDTSQLTADQLNSMAYRLIQSHQDLQQNLLESFGIRESELLLGVYCSTCSAQMVWVKRKWQCSSCGMRFTDSHIQALQDYAYLCHPQISNKQARKYLGIRSGDTVKRLLVKLGGKKIGANKDREYEIPLPMG, encoded by the coding sequence GTGAGCGCCGATAAAAGCGGAGTGAGCGCCGATAAAAGCGGAGTGAGCGCCGATAAAAGCGGAGTGAGCGCCGATAAAAGCGGAGTGAGCGCCGATAAAAGCGGAGTGAGCGCCGATAAAAGCGGAGTGAGCGCCGATAAAAGCGGAGTGAGCGCCGATAAAAGCGGAGTGAGCGCCGATAAAAGGGGAGAGAGCGCTGATAAAAGCAGGTCACACATTTACTTTTTCAAGGAAAGGATTATAATTACAAATAAAAAGGAGAAACGCATGATTATTAAACCCCGGATCTATCCTTTGAGATTGAGAAAGTTAGAAGCTCTTCTGAGAAGACTTCCTCTGCACCATCCCAAGAAAACCCTTGTTCAGGATGCAATTGCTCGCACGCGTGCTGGTTATCAGGGGGAAAGGTCATTAGATTTCCATCTGAATTTTATCCCTCCTAAAGACTACCTCATTATTAATGATCTCCGCATATTTGACGGTCAGCACTTTTTTCAATTGGATACCGTTCTTCTCTCAAAGAAATTCATTCTCATCCTAGAAGTGAAAAATATTTCAGGTTCTCTATATTTAAACAGTGATATTCACCAATTAATTCACAACTCTAATGGAAAAGAAGAGTCTTTTCCAGATCCCATCCTCCAGATTGAACGTCAACAGCAACAACTAACTAAGTGGATAGAAGATCGCTTCTCAACTACTATCCCTGTTGAAGCACTAGTTTTGTTCACGAATAAACATGCTATTCTCCATTTAAAGAATGATAAAGATTCAGCGAGCGTTATGAAAAGTGAAGGATTAACGAATCGATTAAATAAGATAGAACTAAGACATGACACATCTCAGCTCACTGCGGATCAACTAAATTCAATGGCTTATCGGTTAATCCAGTCTCATCAAGACTTACAACAAAATTTATTGGAGTCGTTTGGCATAAGGGAGTCTGAATTACTGCTCGGGGTATATTGCTCCACGTGCTCTGCGCAAATGGTTTGGGTGAAAAGAAAATGGCAGTGTTCGTCATGTGGAATGAGATTCACTGATTCTCATATTCAAGCATTACAGGATTATGCTTATCTCTGTCACCCCCAAATATCAAACAAACAAGCCAGAAAGTACTTAGGTATTAGATCGGGAGACACGGTCAAACGTTTGTTAGTCAAATTAGGGGGTAAGAAAATAGGGGCCAATAAAGATAGAGAATATGAAATACCACTTCCAATGGGGTGA
- a CDS encoding siderophore ABC transporter substrate-binding protein, producing MKKWLLLMSAALVLVVLSACGESEETSAAQEGETITVEHELGETEVPKNPDNVVVFDYGIVDSLDQLGVDIAAVAKNSLPEYLSHYDSDEYENAGSLKEPDFEKISQMEPGLIIISGRQASVYEQLSEIAPTVHLGVDTTNYMESFEQNMMTLGEIFDKKDAVEEEVASIKADIEKVNDKASNMDEEALIILANDGKVSAYGSFSRFGIIHDVFGVKPVDDTIEASTHGQSISFEYITEKNPDHLFVIDRGAVVGGESSVKQVVENELVMKTNAYQNDKITYLDPEYWYLSGGGLQSVSAMVDEVDASLE from the coding sequence ATGAAAAAATGGTTATTGTTGATGAGTGCAGCATTGGTTTTGGTGGTTTTATCAGCGTGTGGAGAATCCGAGGAAACCTCCGCTGCTCAAGAGGGCGAGACGATTACAGTTGAACATGAATTAGGCGAAACAGAGGTGCCTAAGAATCCGGACAATGTTGTTGTGTTCGATTACGGTATCGTAGATAGTCTTGATCAATTAGGTGTAGATATTGCAGCTGTCGCAAAGAACTCACTTCCAGAATACTTAAGTCATTATGATAGTGATGAATATGAAAATGCTGGGTCATTGAAGGAGCCTGACTTTGAGAAAATCAGTCAAATGGAGCCGGGATTGATCATTATTTCCGGCCGCCAAGCCTCTGTATATGAGCAGCTTAGCGAAATTGCCCCAACTGTCCACTTAGGGGTGGACACAACCAATTACATGGAATCATTTGAGCAAAATATGATGACACTTGGTGAAATTTTTGACAAAAAAGATGCAGTAGAAGAAGAAGTAGCTAGCATTAAAGCTGATATCGAAAAAGTAAACGATAAAGCTTCAAACATGGATGAGGAAGCATTAATCATCCTAGCAAACGATGGAAAAGTGAGCGCATACGGGTCCTTCTCACGCTTCGGGATTATTCATGACGTATTTGGAGTCAAGCCAGTGGACGACACCATAGAAGCATCGACCCACGGACAAAGCATCTCCTTCGAATACATTACTGAGAAAAATCCGGACCATCTATTTGTAATTGACCGTGGAGCCGTCGTTGGCGGGGAATCTTCGGTGAAACAAGTAGTGGAAAATGAGTTGGTCATGAAGACGAACGCCTATCAAAATGACAAGATCACCTACCTTGATCCTGAATATTGGTACTTGTCCGGAGGAGGACTGCAATCCGTGTCGGCAATGGTTGATGAAGTAGATGCTAGCTTAGAATAA
- a CDS encoding iron ABC transporter ATP-binding protein, which yields MIKLKNLFKRYGDKPVVDNVSVSIPKGKITTFIGPNGAGKSTLLSMISRLITRDEGEVYIEESEIGNWKTQYLSRKLAILKQSNHIHLRLTVRELVSFGRFPYSKGRLTKEDEEKVDEALEFVALQDREDQYLEHLSGGQRQRAYIAMVIAQDTDYVLLDEPLNNLDMNHSVQVMKTLKGLVHELGKTVVLVVHDINFASVYSDYIVALKNGEIVREGSTEEMIQSNVLHEIYDMDIAIRTINDNRICVYF from the coding sequence ATGATCAAACTAAAAAATTTATTTAAAAGATATGGTGATAAACCTGTGGTAGACAATGTCTCTGTTTCAATTCCTAAGGGGAAGATCACCACTTTCATCGGTCCAAATGGTGCTGGGAAAAGTACTTTGTTATCGATGATCAGCCGGCTCATTACTAGAGACGAAGGAGAGGTGTATATCGAAGAAAGTGAGATTGGTAATTGGAAAACCCAATATTTGTCAAGAAAACTAGCCATTCTAAAGCAAAGCAATCACATCCATTTAAGATTAACAGTCAGGGAGCTCGTTTCATTTGGCCGGTTTCCTTATTCAAAAGGGCGATTGACAAAAGAGGATGAGGAAAAGGTCGATGAGGCCTTGGAATTTGTGGCCCTACAAGATAGGGAAGATCAATACCTTGAACATTTAAGCGGCGGGCAGCGGCAACGAGCTTATATCGCCATGGTGATCGCCCAGGATACTGATTATGTGTTACTTGATGAGCCATTAAATAACTTAGATATGAACCATTCCGTGCAAGTAATGAAAACATTGAAGGGACTTGTTCACGAACTCGGGAAAACCGTTGTCCTTGTCGTTCATGACATCAATTTCGCCTCAGTCTACTCCGACTACATTGTGGCTCTAAAAAATGGCGAAATTGTCCGGGAGGGTTCCACCGAAGAGATGATCCAGTCCAATGTCTTGCATGAAATCTATGATATGGATATTGCTATTCGAACGATTAATGACAACAGAATTTGCGTCTATTTTTAA
- a CDS encoding iron chelate uptake ABC transporter family permease subunit codes for MQLRRKTIAIGVLALLLIAIYLFTGISSNWDYILPSRGMKVLAIIVTGGAIAFSTVIFQTITTNRILTPSILGLDSMYLLVQAGVIFWFGSGSIVMMDSQYNYLLSVGAMIIFSFLLFKWLFRRGENVYLLLLVGIILGTFFSSLSSFMQVLIDPNEFMMVRDRMFASFNNINTNLLWISILLMLIAFVSYLPLHKYIDVMALGKDQAVNLGVPYDKVVQRLLIIVAVLISVATALVGPVTFLGLLVVNLAHEFMKTYKHRYLFLVSIFFSIVALVGGQLIVERVFTFSTTISVLINFVGGIYFIYLLLRENKA; via the coding sequence ATGCAGCTTAGGAGAAAGACCATAGCGATTGGTGTGCTTGCACTTCTGCTCATTGCCATCTATTTGTTCACGGGAATAAGCAGCAACTGGGATTATATCCTGCCTAGTAGAGGGATGAAGGTTCTGGCGATTATTGTTACAGGAGGGGCGATTGCCTTCTCAACGGTCATTTTCCAAACTATCACCACGAATCGAATCTTAACTCCGAGCATTCTAGGTTTAGATAGTATGTACTTGCTCGTTCAAGCAGGTGTGATCTTTTGGTTTGGATCTGGCTCCATCGTAATGATGGACAGCCAATATAACTACTTGCTTTCTGTCGGAGCCATGATAATCTTTTCCTTCTTGTTGTTCAAATGGCTATTTAGGAGAGGAGAAAATGTCTACCTTTTACTATTAGTTGGTATCATTCTCGGCACATTTTTCTCGAGTCTGTCTTCTTTTATGCAAGTGTTGATTGACCCTAATGAGTTTATGATGGTCAGAGACCGTATGTTTGCAAGCTTCAATAATATCAATACCAATTTACTGTGGATTTCCATTCTGCTCATGCTCATAGCTTTCGTTAGTTATTTGCCATTGCATAAATACATCGATGTGATGGCACTCGGCAAGGACCAGGCTGTTAACTTAGGTGTCCCTTACGACAAGGTCGTGCAAAGGCTGTTAATTATTGTAGCGGTTCTTATTTCGGTGGCGACAGCACTCGTTGGCCCAGTTACGTTCTTAGGCTTGCTCGTGGTCAACCTAGCCCATGAATTTATGAAAACGTATAAGCATCGTTATTTATTTCTCGTATCGATTTTCTTCAGCATCGTAGCACTCGTTGGCGGTCAGCTTATCGTGGAACGCGTATTCACTTTTTCAACGACGATTAGCGTGCTGATTAATTTTGTTGGTGGAATCTACTTTATTTATCTATTACTAAGGGAGAATAAGGCATGA
- a CDS encoding ABC transporter permease produces the protein MKFRYTLSILIILSIVSLFVGVSDVSILDAFQLTPEQIDILLISRFPRLVSILIAGASISICGLIMQQLTRNKFVSPTTAGTFDSARLGVLVSLLVFTSASPLVKMMVAFGFALLGTFIFMQILERIPFKDTIFIPLVGLMFGNVISSISTFFALKYNLVQNMSSWLHGDFSMIMEGRYEMMFISIPFLVIAYLYANQFTIAGVGEDFAKNVGLNYKQVVNIGLAIVAMVTASVVLTVGMIPFLGLIVPNIVTYYYGDHLKKSIIQTAIIGAAFVLACDVLGRVIIYPYEISISVTVGVIGSGIFIYLLMRRRSYAA, from the coding sequence ATGAAATTTAGGTACACACTTTCCATTCTTATCATTTTAAGTATTGTTTCCCTGTTCGTTGGCGTGTCGGATGTGTCGATCTTGGATGCTTTTCAACTAACCCCGGAACAGATTGATATTTTACTGATCAGCCGTTTTCCAAGATTAGTGAGCATACTTATTGCTGGAGCCAGCATAAGTATTTGCGGACTGATTATGCAGCAGCTGACAAGGAACAAATTCGTCTCACCCACAACGGCGGGTACTTTTGATTCAGCACGACTTGGTGTATTGGTATCGTTACTTGTTTTTACATCGGCAAGTCCTTTGGTGAAAATGATGGTGGCGTTTGGCTTTGCTCTTTTAGGCACGTTTATTTTCATGCAAATCTTAGAGCGGATTCCCTTCAAGGACACAATTTTCATCCCTCTCGTTGGTTTAATGTTTGGGAATGTGATCAGTTCAATTTCTACATTTTTCGCGTTGAAATACAACCTTGTTCAAAACATGTCGTCCTGGTTGCATGGTGATTTCTCGATGATTATGGAAGGTCGTTATGAAATGATGTTCATTTCGATCCCTTTTCTGGTGATTGCCTATCTATACGCAAATCAATTTACCATAGCGGGAGTAGGGGAGGATTTTGCCAAAAATGTGGGATTGAACTATAAGCAGGTCGTGAACATTGGATTAGCTATTGTTGCGATGGTGACGGCATCTGTTGTCTTGACAGTAGGCATGATCCCGTTCTTAGGCTTAATCGTTCCAAATATCGTAACGTACTACTACGGGGATCATTTGAAGAAGAGTATCATTCAAACAGCGATTATCGGTGCTGCATTCGTCCTGGCCTGTGATGTCTTAGGTCGAGTGATCATTTATCCTTATGAGATTTCAATCAGTGTAACCGTTGGCGTCATCGGTAGCGGAATCTTTATTTACCTACTGATGAGGAGGCGGTCGTATGCAGCTTAG
- a CDS encoding TetR/AcrR family transcriptional regulator: MRRKDARILRTQKWIKEAYLRLLEEVPHEEILVKEITAEADINRATFYKHFHDKHHLLREMVDELFAQLMVEIQSCDTEVDFVSSKQPHPRFVQLLTSIKQRALFFSVMLTKQNNIHFQQRFEAFIKDSSSSILDIALNYNHKIKCTEQITRTFISMSIIGTIKWWIEEDFPGEPEELARYLTEMIDGGIYT, translated from the coding sequence GTGAGAAGAAAAGATGCTCGTATTTTACGCACTCAAAAGTGGATTAAGGAAGCCTATTTGCGATTACTTGAAGAGGTCCCTCATGAGGAGATATTGGTTAAGGAGATTACTGCTGAAGCTGACATTAACCGTGCTACTTTTTATAAACATTTTCATGATAAACACCATTTGCTGCGTGAAATGGTGGATGAATTGTTTGCGCAATTGATGGTTGAAATTCAATCGTGTGATACTGAGGTTGACTTTGTGTCATCTAAACAGCCACACCCAAGGTTTGTCCAGCTACTCACTTCCATTAAACAACGTGCTCTATTTTTCTCAGTGATGTTAACGAAACAGAACAACATTCATTTTCAGCAGAGATTTGAAGCATTCATCAAGGATTCCTCTTCCTCCATCCTTGATATCGCACTGAATTACAATCATAAAATTAAATGTACTGAACAAATCACCCGTACGTTTATATCGATGAGCATTATCGGCACAATTAAATGGTGGATTGAGGAAGACTTTCCAGGTGAACCAGAGGAACTTGCTCGGTATTTAACTGAGATGATCGACGGCGGAATCTATACTTAA
- the bioB gene encoding biotin synthase BioB, protein MQNWKLLADKVLQGEEVTDQEALAVLECSNEELLELLHSAYQVRKRYYGNRVKLNMIINTKSGFCPENCGYCAQSRDSAAPIQKYRMMDKDTIIEGAEQAHRLRSGTYCIVASGRGPSKRELDIVTSAVEEIKDKYDMKVCACLGLLKPEQARQLKEAGVDRYNNNINTSEQHHDNITTSHTYHDRVATVNHAKEAGISPCSGVIVGMKESKQDVVDMARALKELDADSLPVNFLHAIDGTLLEGTNELTPIYCLKVLSLFRFINPTKEIRVSGGREVNLRSLQPLGLYPANSIFVGDYLTTAGQEGTKDHQMLEDLGFEVDYVTTEETV, encoded by the coding sequence ATGCAGAATTGGAAACTGTTAGCGGATAAGGTTCTTCAAGGTGAGGAAGTAACTGATCAGGAGGCACTCGCTGTTCTAGAATGTTCTAATGAAGAATTATTGGAACTGTTACATAGTGCGTACCAGGTTCGTAAGCGTTATTATGGGAACCGGGTGAAGTTGAACATGATCATCAATACAAAATCAGGATTTTGCCCAGAGAATTGCGGCTATTGTGCACAATCAAGGGATTCTGCCGCACCTATTCAAAAATATCGTATGATGGACAAGGACACGATCATTGAAGGGGCAGAGCAAGCCCATCGTCTAAGGTCAGGCACCTATTGCATTGTTGCGAGTGGCCGTGGACCATCGAAACGGGAACTCGATATCGTCACCTCAGCTGTCGAAGAAATTAAAGATAAATATGATATGAAGGTTTGTGCATGTCTTGGTTTACTGAAGCCTGAACAAGCACGACAGTTAAAAGAAGCTGGAGTGGATCGCTACAACAATAATATCAATACCTCTGAACAGCATCATGATAACATCACTACAAGTCACACGTACCATGATCGGGTCGCCACTGTTAATCATGCAAAAGAAGCCGGCATTTCACCATGTTCGGGTGTCATCGTTGGAATGAAGGAATCCAAGCAGGATGTCGTTGATATGGCACGCGCGTTAAAAGAACTTGATGCGGATTCCCTTCCCGTTAATTTTCTGCATGCCATTGATGGAACATTATTAGAAGGAACGAATGAACTAACGCCGATCTATTGTTTAAAAGTACTTAGTCTATTTCGCTTTATTAACCCTACAAAAGAAATCCGCGTTTCCGGCGGAAGAGAGGTCAACTTAAGGAGTCTCCAGCCACTCGGGCTATACCCTGCCAACTCGATTTTTGTAGGAGATTACCTGACTACAGCTGGTCAAGAAGGAACAAAAGATCACCAGATGCTCGAGGATTTGGGATTTGAGGTTGACTATGTAACAACTGAAGAGACGGTATGA
- a CDS encoding biotin transporter BioY, which yields MMAVGANITSIAPFMVVGGVPITLQTFFAILAGLILGSRLGALSMFTYMLLGLAGAPIFAQFKGGFAILLSPTFGFIVSFILIAYIAGKMAEHKRSLAVYISAALLAMATNYIFGTNWMYAAYVLWFDAPEGFTYKMAWYWMVFPLPKDIVLSIFAGVMAHRLETSIVSKSAFRNQKKAA from the coding sequence ATGATGGCAGTCGGCGCTAATATTACGTCTATTGCTCCGTTTATGGTGGTTGGCGGTGTCCCCATTACACTACAGACGTTTTTTGCAATATTAGCTGGATTGATTCTTGGGAGTCGATTAGGAGCTCTATCCATGTTTACATACATGCTGCTAGGGTTGGCTGGTGCGCCAATATTCGCCCAGTTTAAAGGGGGCTTTGCTATCCTTTTATCTCCGACTTTCGGGTTCATCGTATCGTTTATCTTGATTGCCTACATAGCTGGTAAAATGGCAGAACATAAACGCAGCTTGGCTGTGTACATTTCGGCAGCACTCCTTGCAATGGCTACCAATTATATTTTCGGTACCAACTGGATGTATGCAGCCTATGTTCTCTGGTTTGATGCCCCAGAGGGGTTTACCTACAAAATGGCCTGGTACTGGATGGTTTTTCCTTTGCCAAAAGATATCGTCCTATCAATATTTGCAGGAGTCATGGCTCATCGTCTTGAGACAAGCATCGTTTCAAAAAGTGCTTTTCGAAATCAGAAAAAGGCTGCTTAA
- a CDS encoding aldo/keto reductase — MKTVQLHDKVDMPQLGFGVWQVEEKDAVPAVSKAIETGYRSIDTAAIYGNERQVGEAIANSNVPREELFITTKVWNTDQGYDNTLKAFDVSLEKLGLDYVDMYLIHWPTPEFDDYVETYKALEQLQKDGKVKAIGVCNFNIDHLQRLLDECDVKPAVNQVECHPYLAQNELKEFCRKNGILLEAWSPLMQGGDVLTDDVVQAIARKHSKTSAQVIIRWHLENGTVVIPKSITPSRIEENFDVFDFELSNEEMKEINELDRGERKGPEPSEMNVR; from the coding sequence ATGAAAACAGTACAACTACATGATAAGGTCGACATGCCTCAGTTGGGATTTGGTGTATGGCAAGTTGAGGAAAAAGATGCTGTACCTGCTGTGTCAAAAGCGATTGAGACAGGCTATCGCTCAATTGATACCGCTGCAATTTATGGAAATGAGCGCCAAGTGGGGGAGGCAATTGCGAACAGCAATGTGCCACGTGAAGAGTTGTTCATCACAACAAAAGTATGGAATACAGATCAAGGCTATGACAACACACTAAAAGCCTTTGACGTGAGTTTAGAGAAGTTGGGTCTTGATTACGTAGACATGTACTTGATTCACTGGCCGACGCCGGAGTTTGATGATTACGTAGAAACGTATAAAGCACTTGAACAACTGCAGAAGGATGGTAAGGTGAAGGCCATTGGTGTCTGTAACTTTAACATTGATCATTTGCAGCGCCTACTTGATGAGTGTGATGTTAAGCCTGCCGTCAATCAGGTGGAATGCCACCCTTATTTAGCACAAAATGAATTAAAGGAATTTTGCCGTAAAAATGGGATCCTGCTTGAGGCGTGGAGTCCATTAATGCAGGGAGGAGATGTGCTAACTGATGATGTTGTTCAAGCAATCGCGCGTAAGCATAGCAAGACTTCTGCTCAAGTGATCATCCGCTGGCATTTAGAAAATGGAACGGTTGTTATTCCGAAGTCCATCACACCTTCTCGTATTGAGGAAAACTTCGATGTTTTCGATTTCGAACTTAGTAATGAGGAAATGAAGGAAATCAATGAACTCGATCGCGGAGAACGTAAAGGCCCTGAACCAAGTGAGATGAATGTACGATAA
- a CDS encoding nuclease-related domain-containing protein translates to MVIKEREISARMRGLMGFSRRLSHTNPKYKRINEDYSLMEAGYKGEKSIEFPLNYLKGEHYILHDLRLFDGKHYFQIDTLVLTACYILIIEVKNYSGVLTFDRRFHQLIRMKDGVEEAFPDPTDQVERQVELLKKWIQEHVDQYIPIEGLVVFANERAVIKTYGHYDEMVLERVVRKNAMPRIINGFAEKYTRRFYETGDLKRTSLKLLHHHVELDSDLLKLYGVKKSDIISGVQCPRCQTIPMKRLPRRWYCQNCDTYCREAHHRTLKDYGYLISPLISNQEARNFLHISSRHAMKRILKAYPLNETGMLYKIR, encoded by the coding sequence ATGGTTATCAAAGAAAGGGAAATATCTGCAAGAATGAGGGGTTTGATGGGATTCTCGCGAAGACTCTCACATACAAATCCTAAGTACAAGCGCATAAACGAAGACTATAGTTTAATGGAAGCAGGGTATAAAGGAGAAAAATCTATTGAATTCCCCCTAAATTACTTAAAAGGGGAACATTATATATTGCATGATCTGCGTCTATTTGATGGAAAACATTACTTCCAGATAGATACGCTGGTGCTAACCGCCTGTTATATCTTAATTATTGAAGTTAAAAATTATTCTGGTGTGCTAACTTTTGACCGACGATTTCACCAATTAATACGGATGAAAGATGGCGTGGAGGAAGCTTTTCCAGACCCTACTGACCAGGTAGAGAGACAAGTCGAATTATTGAAAAAGTGGATTCAAGAACACGTCGACCAATACATTCCTATTGAAGGTTTGGTTGTTTTCGCCAATGAGCGAGCTGTTATTAAAACGTACGGGCATTATGACGAAATGGTTCTAGAGAGAGTTGTGAGGAAAAATGCTATGCCCCGAATTATAAATGGGTTTGCTGAGAAATACACAAGGCGATTTTACGAAACGGGTGATCTCAAGCGAACCTCTCTGAAATTATTGCATCATCATGTTGAGTTGGACTCTGATTTATTAAAACTTTATGGTGTTAAGAAGTCCGATATCATAAGTGGCGTTCAATGCCCACGTTGTCAAACCATACCAATGAAACGCTTGCCTAGAAGGTGGTATTGTCAAAATTGTGATACCTATTGTCGAGAAGCCCACCACCGAACCCTCAAAGATTATGGCTACTTAATATCCCCTCTCATTTCAAATCAGGAAGCACGGAATTTTCTCCATATCAGTTCACGCCACGCCATGAAGCGTATACTTAAAGCTTATCCCTTGAATGAGACTGGTATGCTCTATAAAATACGTTAA
- a CDS encoding DUF1450 domain-containing protein → MCDGNLINELDVETIIESEYPDVAVLINECLSFCGLCAIKPYAIVNGSRIFGKTPEEALDKIREKIEEELALFAE, encoded by the coding sequence ATTTGTGATGGAAATTTGATTAACGAACTCGACGTCGAAACCATTATAGAATCAGAGTATCCGGATGTCGCTGTGCTGATAAATGAATGTTTATCGTTCTGCGGGCTATGTGCCATTAAGCCTTATGCGATCGTCAATGGATCTCGTATTTTTGGCAAAACGCCTGAAGAGGCTTTAGATAAAATCAGGGAGAAAATTGAAGAGGAGTTAGCGCTTTTCGCTGAGTAG
- a CDS encoding riboflavin kinase, giving the protein MKIDHMDDQPIILVAGKFDGLHRGHQQLIQQAKSYVTSGDQLAVWDLSDEQPVITSLDDKLRILEGLGTDRYYYSDVQVQKLHCKRIVIEEDMEQVLANHCDPHHLPVTILPHTTLNHERIHAADIQAFVQKGQMEAAQAHLGRPFQTTGTVVRGDALGRQLGFPTLNLGGIEEYAEPKPGVYLGIVEVHGETPAYYYTLISAGYRPTVNGQTFKVEAYLMNFSGDLYGEKVTVSYLRHMRDEENFDGINVLVEQMKQDERDARAILGMPVI; this is encoded by the coding sequence ATGAAAATCGATCACATGGACGATCAGCCAATCATTTTAGTCGCAGGAAAATTCGACGGTCTTCATCGAGGGCATCAACAGCTTATTCAACAAGCTAAATCCTATGTTACCTCAGGCGACCAACTAGCCGTATGGGATCTGTCAGATGAGCAACCAGTCATCACCTCCCTTGATGATAAACTACGTATTCTGGAAGGACTCGGGACAGACCGATATTATTATAGTGATGTACAGGTGCAAAAATTACATTGTAAGCGAATCGTCATCGAAGAAGATATGGAACAAGTGTTAGCTAACCATTGCGATCCACATCACCTCCCTGTTACCATTTTACCGCACACCACCCTAAATCATGAAAGGATTCATGCTGCCGACATTCAGGCTTTTGTGCAAAAAGGGCAAATGGAAGCCGCCCAAGCACATTTGGGGCGTCCATTTCAGACGACAGGCACCGTTGTCCGTGGGGATGCACTTGGACGACAGCTTGGCTTTCCAACCCTTAACCTTGGTGGTATCGAAGAATATGCCGAGCCAAAACCTGGTGTTTATCTGGGCATTGTAGAAGTTCATGGTGAGACACCGGCCTATTATTACACATTGATTAGTGCTGGGTACCGTCCAACCGTGAATGGCCAGACATTTAAAGTGGAAGCTTATTTAATGAACTTTTCAGGTGATTTATATGGGGAGAAGGTGACTGTCAGTTACTTGCGCCATATGCGCGATGAAGAGAATTTTGACGGGATCAATGTTCTCGTTGAACAAATGAAACAAGATGAACGGGATGCACGAGCCATTTTAGGAATGCCGGTCATTTAA
- a CDS encoding HD domain-containing protein: protein MIEKAKAFATKAHQGQKRKNSDVDYIVHPVRVAHTLEAAGCDAVVICAGYLHDVVEDTAYELEDIEREFNQEVRDLVAAHSEDKSKSWQERKQHTIDTIRTGNLEVKSLIVADKLDNLLSLEKDFERDGDALWKQFNAGFEHQSWYNQAIAANMTSGVARNCIPDFFYTYQNAVDRFFRN from the coding sequence ATGATCGAAAAGGCGAAAGCTTTTGCTACAAAAGCCCACCAAGGGCAGAAGCGGAAGAATTCAGATGTTGATTATATTGTTCACCCCGTCCGTGTGGCTCATACGTTAGAAGCGGCAGGTTGTGATGCTGTGGTTATTTGTGCCGGCTACTTGCACGATGTAGTTGAGGATACAGCTTATGAGCTTGAAGATATCGAACGTGAATTTAACCAAGAAGTGCGTGATCTTGTGGCAGCCCATAGTGAAGATAAATCGAAGTCGTGGCAGGAACGCAAACAGCATACGATTGACACAATTCGAACGGGTAATTTAGAAGTAAAAAGTTTAATTGTTGCTGACAAATTGGATAATTTACTTTCACTGGAAAAAGATTTTGAGCGTGATGGCGATGCGTTGTGGAAACAATTTAACGCTGGGTTTGAACATCAGAGCTGGTACAATCAAGCGATTGCGGCCAATATGACCTCAGGAGTTGCCCGCAACTGTATTCCAGACTTCTTCTATACGTATCAAAACGCTGTAGACCGTTTTTTCCGTAACTAA